Proteins from a single region of Pseudomonas phenolilytica:
- a CDS encoding CaiB/BaiF CoA transferase family protein yields the protein MNDTQVKPRPLDGITVVSLEHAIAAPFCTRQLADLGARVIKVERPGAGDFARGYDERVDGLASHFVWTNRSKESLTLDVKQDAATQVLDQLLAKADVLVQNLAPGAAARMGLSFEALHERFPRLIVCDISGYGEGGPYEQKKAYDLLIQSEGGFLSVTGGPGETEMAKAGCSIADIAAGMYAYTGVLSALMLRDKTGVGSRIDVSMLESLVEWMGYPLYYAYKGATPPPRAGAAHATIYPYGPFPTGDGGTVMLGLQNEREWLLFCEKVLLQPALASDARFSSNSLRSEHRAELRALIVEAFSRLSADEVIARLDAAPIANAHVNDMAGVWAHPQLQARQRWSEVDSPSGKLPALLPPGRNEAFTPRMDPIPALGQHTDALLSELGYAPGDIQRLHEQGAV from the coding sequence ATGAACGACACCCAAGTCAAACCCCGCCCTCTCGATGGCATCACCGTGGTCAGCCTCGAGCACGCCATTGCCGCGCCGTTCTGCACGCGCCAGCTGGCGGACCTCGGTGCGCGGGTAATCAAGGTCGAGCGCCCCGGTGCCGGCGATTTCGCCCGCGGCTATGACGAGCGCGTCGACGGCTTGGCTTCGCATTTCGTCTGGACCAACCGCTCCAAGGAAAGCCTGACCCTCGACGTGAAACAGGACGCCGCCACGCAGGTGCTCGACCAGCTCTTGGCCAAGGCCGACGTGCTGGTGCAGAACCTCGCGCCCGGTGCCGCGGCGCGCATGGGACTGTCGTTCGAAGCGCTGCACGAACGCTTCCCGCGGCTGATCGTCTGCGACATCTCCGGCTACGGTGAAGGCGGCCCGTACGAACAGAAGAAGGCCTATGACCTGCTGATCCAGAGCGAGGGCGGCTTCCTCTCCGTCACCGGCGGGCCGGGCGAAACCGAGATGGCCAAGGCCGGCTGTTCCATCGCCGATATTGCCGCCGGCATGTACGCCTACACCGGCGTGCTGTCGGCGCTGATGCTGCGCGACAAGACCGGCGTCGGCAGCCGCATCGACGTGTCCATGCTGGAAAGCCTGGTCGAGTGGATGGGCTACCCGCTGTATTACGCCTACAAGGGCGCCACGCCGCCGCCGCGCGCCGGTGCCGCGCACGCCACCATCTACCCCTACGGTCCGTTCCCCACCGGCGATGGCGGCACGGTGATGCTCGGCCTGCAGAACGAGCGCGAGTGGCTGCTGTTCTGCGAAAAAGTCCTGCTACAACCGGCACTGGCCAGCGACGCGCGCTTCTCCAGCAACTCGCTGCGCTCGGAACACCGTGCCGAGCTGCGCGCCCTCATCGTCGAGGCGTTCAGCCGGCTGAGCGCCGACGAGGTGATTGCCCGGCTGGATGCCGCACCCATCGCCAACGCTCACGTCAACGACATGGCCGGCGTCTGGGCCCACCCGCAGCTTCAGGCGCGTCAGCGCTGGAGCGAGGTGGACAGCCCGTCCGGCAAGCTGCCAGCGCTGCTGCCGCCGGGGCGCAACGAAGCCTTCACCCCGCGCATGGACCCGATCCCCGCGCTGGGCCAGCACACCGACGCGCTGCTGAGCGAACTCGGCTACGCGCCGGGCGATATCCAGCGCCTGCACGAGCAGGGCGCGGTATGA
- a CDS encoding MmgE/PrpD family protein, giving the protein MSQHTRALTEFLAGLAYEQIPDAVLARTEDLFLDWLGSALASAGAHPIPLFERYAQKMGPAEGPARILVNGQSSSAYFAALVNAASSHLVEQDDLHNSSVLHPATVVFPAALAAAQDLGKSGRELLVASVAGYEAGIRIGEFLGRSHYRIFHTTATVGTLAAAVAVGKLMDFDQQQFTHLLGSAGTQAAGLWEFLRDAADSKQLHTAKAAADGLLAAYLTADGLTGAQDILEGEQGMAAGMSRDAEPSKLSDRLGTRWALAETSFKFHASCRHTHPAADALLALMQREGLGADDIASVTTRVHQGAIDVLGRVTVPQTVHQAKFSMGTVLGLIALYGKAGLTEFHSHALSDPRVGEFREKVSMTLDPEVDGAYPARWLGRVEVITADGRTLHGAIDEPKGDPSNTLSRAELEDKFRRLVQFSAARSDDEAGELIDRVWRLRELERLDALA; this is encoded by the coding sequence ATGAGCCAGCACACCCGCGCCCTGACCGAATTTCTCGCCGGACTCGCTTACGAGCAGATTCCCGACGCGGTGCTCGCCCGCACCGAAGACCTGTTTCTCGACTGGCTCGGCTCCGCGCTGGCCAGCGCCGGCGCGCATCCGATTCCGCTGTTCGAGCGTTACGCGCAGAAGATGGGTCCGGCCGAAGGACCGGCGCGCATTCTGGTCAACGGCCAGAGCAGCTCGGCCTATTTCGCCGCGCTGGTGAATGCCGCCAGCTCGCACCTGGTGGAGCAGGACGACCTGCACAACAGCTCCGTGTTGCACCCGGCCACCGTGGTGTTTCCCGCTGCGCTGGCGGCGGCGCAGGATCTCGGCAAGTCCGGCCGCGAGCTGTTGGTGGCCTCGGTGGCCGGCTACGAGGCGGGCATCCGCATCGGCGAGTTCCTCGGCCGCTCGCATTACCGCATCTTCCACACCACCGCGACGGTCGGCACCCTGGCCGCGGCGGTGGCCGTTGGCAAGCTGATGGATTTCGACCAGCAGCAGTTCACCCATCTGCTCGGCAGCGCCGGTACGCAAGCGGCGGGGCTGTGGGAGTTTCTCCGTGACGCGGCGGACTCCAAGCAGCTACACACCGCCAAGGCGGCTGCCGATGGCCTGCTCGCCGCCTACCTGACCGCCGATGGCCTGACCGGCGCGCAAGACATTCTCGAAGGCGAGCAGGGCATGGCGGCGGGCATGTCCCGCGATGCCGAGCCGAGCAAGCTGTCCGACCGGCTCGGCACGCGCTGGGCGCTGGCGGAAACCTCGTTCAAGTTCCACGCCTCCTGCCGGCATACCCATCCGGCGGCCGATGCGCTGCTGGCGCTGATGCAGCGCGAGGGGCTCGGGGCCGATGACATTGCCTCGGTCACCACCCGCGTGCACCAGGGCGCGATCGACGTGCTCGGCCGCGTGACGGTGCCGCAGACGGTGCATCAGGCCAAGTTCTCCATGGGCACCGTGCTGGGGCTGATCGCCCTGTACGGCAAGGCCGGCCTGACCGAATTCCACAGCCATGCGCTCAGCGACCCGCGCGTCGGCGAGTTCCGCGAGAAGGTCTCGATGACGCTCGATCCCGAGGTGGACGGCGCCTACCCGGCACGCTGGCTCGGTCGCGTCGAAGTGATCACCGCCGATGGCCGCACGCTGCACGGCGCCATCGACGAGCCGAAGGGCGACCCGAGCAACACGCTGAGCCGCGCCGAGCTGGAGGACAAGTTCCGCCGCCTGGTGCAGTTCTCCGCGGCGCGCAGCGATGACGAGGCGGGCGAATTGATCGACAGGGTCTGGCGTTTGCGCGAGCTGGAGCGGCTGGACGCGCTGGCCTGA
- a CDS encoding VOC family protein has translation MNISHLDHLVLTVADIETSVDFYTRVLGMQAVTFGEGRKALAFGNQKINLHQAGREFEPKAERPIPGSADLCFIVATPLEQVIAHLKAQQVAILEGPVQRTGATGPIRSVYVRDPDFNLIELSNPLEPSA, from the coding sequence ATGAACATCAGCCATCTCGACCACTTGGTCCTCACCGTTGCCGATATCGAGACCTCGGTGGACTTCTACACCCGCGTGCTCGGCATGCAGGCGGTGACCTTCGGCGAAGGGCGCAAGGCGCTGGCCTTCGGCAACCAGAAGATCAACCTGCACCAGGCCGGGCGCGAATTCGAGCCCAAGGCCGAGCGTCCCATTCCCGGTTCGGCGGACCTGTGCTTCATCGTCGCCACGCCGCTGGAGCAGGTAATCGCGCACCTTAAGGCGCAGCAGGTCGCCATTCTCGAAGGTCCGGTGCAACGCACCGGCGCCACCGGGCCGATCCGCTCGGTCTACGTTCGCGACCCCGATTTCAATCTGATCGAACTATCCAACCCCCTGGAGCCGAGCGCATGA
- a CDS encoding acyl-CoA dehydrogenase family protein, translating to MTPNKTEELSFIREGVRALCAEFPAEYWRRIDEEKGFPEAFVTAMTEAGWLSAMIPEEYGGSGLGLAEASVILEEVNRCGGNSGTIHGQMYNMFTLLRNGSEEQKRYYLPKLASGELRLQSMGVTEPTTGTDTTKIKTTAVKKGDKYVINGQKVWISRIQHSDLMILLARTTPLAEVQRKSEGMSIFLVDLREAIGNGLTVQPIANMVNHETNELFFDNLEIPASSLIGEEGKGFRYILDGLNAERTLIAAECIGDGRWFVEKSAQYARDRVVFGRPIGQNQGVQFPIAEAHIEIEAADLMRWRACEEYDAGRNAGAAANMAKYLAAKASWEAANACLQTHGGFGFANEYDVERKFRETRLYQVAPISTNLILSYVAEHLLELPRSF from the coding sequence ATGACCCCGAACAAGACCGAAGAACTGAGCTTCATCCGCGAAGGCGTGCGCGCCCTCTGTGCCGAATTTCCCGCCGAATACTGGCGCAGGATCGACGAGGAAAAGGGCTTCCCGGAAGCCTTCGTCACCGCCATGACCGAGGCCGGCTGGCTCTCGGCGATGATTCCGGAAGAATACGGCGGCTCGGGCCTGGGCCTGGCCGAGGCTTCGGTGATTCTCGAAGAGGTCAACCGTTGCGGCGGCAACTCCGGGACCATCCACGGGCAGATGTACAACATGTTCACCCTGCTCAGAAACGGCAGCGAGGAGCAGAAACGCTACTACCTGCCGAAGCTGGCGAGCGGCGAGCTGCGCCTGCAGTCCATGGGCGTCACCGAGCCGACCACCGGCACCGACACCACCAAGATCAAGACCACGGCGGTGAAGAAGGGCGACAAGTACGTCATCAACGGGCAGAAGGTATGGATCTCGCGCATCCAGCATTCCGACCTGATGATCCTGCTGGCACGCACCACGCCGCTGGCCGAGGTGCAGCGCAAGTCCGAGGGCATGTCGATCTTCCTCGTCGACCTGCGCGAGGCCATCGGCAACGGCCTGACCGTGCAGCCGATCGCCAACATGGTCAACCACGAGACCAACGAGCTGTTCTTCGACAACCTGGAAATCCCCGCCAGCAGCCTGATCGGCGAGGAGGGCAAGGGCTTTCGCTACATCCTCGACGGTCTGAATGCCGAGCGCACGCTGATCGCCGCCGAGTGCATCGGCGATGGCCGCTGGTTCGTCGAGAAGTCCGCGCAGTACGCCCGCGACCGTGTGGTATTCGGCCGGCCCATCGGGCAGAACCAGGGCGTGCAGTTTCCCATCGCCGAAGCGCATATCGAGATCGAGGCCGCCGACCTGATGCGCTGGCGCGCCTGCGAGGAATACGACGCCGGTCGCAATGCCGGGGCGGCCGCCAACATGGCCAAGTACCTCGCAGCGAAGGCCAGCTGGGAGGCCGCCAACGCCTGCCTGCAGACCCACGGCGGCTTCGGCTTCGCCAACGAATACGACGTCGAGCGCAAATTCCGCGAGACGCGGCTGTACCAGGTGGCGCCGATCTCCACCAACCTGATCCTGTCGTACGTGGCCGAGCACCTGCTCGAGCTGCCGCGCTCGTTCTAA
- a CDS encoding FAS1-like dehydratase domain-containing protein — protein sequence MTDISAWIGRTEEVHDQLSRNLLMRIAATLGEKTPAHGEALPPLWQWCFFQEPVFESGLGEDGHPARGGFLPPAADRNRMWAGGRVEFLRPLEAGGEARRVSTIKHIEEKHGRSGALLFVTVQHDYLQDGRLAIREEQDIVYREPTPPKASSGEPMVAGDWREAVTPTPTLLFRYSAVTFNGHRIHYDWPYVTETEGYAGLVVHGPLIATLNLRAFCRANPDARLRRFAYRGLRPLIAPQPFEVGGRIVAPGKAELWAGDHNGLAQKAEVEFD from the coding sequence ATGACCGATATTTCCGCCTGGATAGGCCGCACCGAAGAAGTTCACGACCAGCTCAGCCGCAACCTGCTGATGCGCATTGCCGCCACGCTCGGCGAGAAGACGCCGGCGCACGGCGAGGCGCTGCCGCCGCTGTGGCAATGGTGTTTCTTCCAGGAGCCGGTGTTCGAGAGCGGTCTCGGCGAAGACGGCCATCCGGCGCGCGGCGGCTTCCTGCCACCGGCCGCCGACCGCAACCGCATGTGGGCCGGCGGCCGGGTCGAGTTCCTCCGTCCGCTGGAGGCCGGCGGCGAGGCAAGGCGGGTTTCCACCATCAAGCACATCGAGGAAAAGCACGGCCGCAGCGGCGCGTTGCTGTTCGTCACCGTGCAGCACGACTACCTGCAAGACGGCCGCCTGGCGATCCGCGAGGAGCAGGACATCGTCTACCGTGAACCCACTCCGCCCAAGGCCAGCAGCGGCGAGCCGATGGTCGCCGGTGACTGGCGCGAGGCGGTGACGCCGACGCCGACGCTGCTATTCCGCTATTCGGCGGTCACCTTCAACGGCCACCGCATCCATTACGACTGGCCCTACGTCACCGAGACCGAAGGCTATGCCGGCCTGGTCGTTCACGGCCCGCTGATCGCAACCTTGAACCTGCGCGCCTTCTGCCGCGCCAATCCCGACGCGCGCCTGCGGCGCTTCGCTTACCGCGGCCTGCGCCCGCTGATCGCGCCGCAGCCGTTCGAGGTCGGCGGCCGCATCGTCGCGCCGGGCAAGGCCGAACTCTGGGCCGGCGACCACAACGGCCTGGCGCAGAAAGCCGAAGTGGAATTCGACTGA
- a CDS encoding LysR family transcriptional regulator, with protein sequence MHFDLADLRLFIHIAESPSLTQGARRAHLSPAAASARIKALESQLDSRLLYRDSRGVELTPAGQKLLQHARLIMRQVDYLKSEFTEYGTDSAGHIRIFANTTAVTEFLPEVLAGFLAQRPGVTVDLQERLSRDIVRGVLDGSTDMGIIAGPVRAEGLQVLHFSTDRLLLAVPVGHPLAGESNLTLRQTLAYQHIGLHEGSTLLTFLRDQVEKLGGQLSLRIQVSSFEAVCRMIEAGVGIGIIPESAARRHSRTMQLALVQLDEPWAVRERSILVRELDALPGSVRALIATLAPNVAAETNVARPLLPNGG encoded by the coding sequence ATGCATTTCGATCTGGCCGATCTGCGCCTGTTTATCCATATCGCCGAATCGCCCAGCCTGACTCAGGGCGCCCGCCGCGCGCACCTCTCCCCGGCTGCCGCCAGCGCGCGGATCAAGGCGTTGGAAAGCCAGCTCGACAGCCGCCTGCTGTATCGCGACAGCCGTGGTGTGGAGCTGACGCCCGCCGGGCAGAAGCTGCTGCAGCACGCGCGGCTGATCATGCGCCAGGTGGATTACCTGAAAAGCGAGTTCACCGAATACGGCACCGATTCGGCCGGCCACATCCGTATCTTCGCCAACACCACGGCGGTGACCGAATTCCTCCCCGAGGTGCTGGCGGGTTTCCTCGCGCAACGTCCGGGGGTGACGGTCGATCTGCAGGAGCGCCTGAGCCGCGACATCGTCCGCGGCGTGCTCGATGGCAGCACCGACATGGGCATCATCGCCGGCCCGGTACGCGCCGAAGGCTTGCAGGTGCTGCATTTCAGCACCGACCGCCTGCTGCTGGCGGTGCCGGTCGGCCACCCGCTGGCCGGCGAGTCGAACCTGACTCTGCGCCAGACCCTGGCCTACCAGCACATCGGCCTGCACGAAGGCAGCACGCTGCTGACCTTCCTGCGCGATCAGGTGGAAAAGCTCGGCGGTCAGCTGTCGTTGCGCATCCAGGTGTCGAGCTTCGAGGCGGTGTGTCGGATGATCGAGGCCGGTGTCGGCATCGGCATCATTCCCGAATCCGCCGCGCGCCGGCACAGCCGCACCATGCAGCTGGCGCTGGTGCAGCTCGACGAGCCTTGGGCGGTGCGCGAACGCAGCATCCTGGTGCGCGAGCTGGACGCCCTGCCCGGTTCGGTGCGGGCCCTGATCGCTACCCTGGCGCCCAATGTAGCCGCCGAAACGAACGTTGCCCGGCCTTTGCTGCCGAACGGCGGTTAG
- a CDS encoding DUF2254 domain-containing protein gives MSALTNRLFRLYHRVIGSIAFYPTLIALGLACLCLITIVLELTWLQPYKEQLELGVVKNAENARLILGTLVGGIISLMVFSFSMVMVVLNSAASSLSPRVIPGLISSRSHQLVLGVYLGTIIGSLMLISTIQEGDDINVPSLGVFLALFLGVICLCLFIYFIRSISLSIQVDYILNRVYKQTLGQLHARRRQLDDRDVIPWPDDSHWTTIRARRSGYFKALNVSAAQALLEEQNAHMTIQVHYGFFVMPGHPLIRLDRELDEDCVSRLLDCFDFYVEEYAHRHFFFGFKQIVEIAIRALSPGINDPGTAIKAIDMLGVLLAERMHLPDHEVAPIEGQPRLFIRELELDAMLQLAFGPLRRYGSNDLQVLMTLLQACKNLLYAAGNSATERVLLRHAEAVVEQASITLSGALDRQAMAEAVQSLNQAVRHAEPLSRALLRES, from the coding sequence ATGTCCGCACTGACCAACAGGCTGTTTCGCCTGTATCACCGAGTCATCGGCAGCATCGCCTTCTACCCGACGCTTATCGCCCTGGGCCTGGCCTGCCTGTGCCTGATCACCATCGTGCTGGAGCTGACCTGGCTGCAGCCCTACAAGGAACAGCTCGAACTTGGCGTGGTGAAAAACGCCGAGAACGCCCGGCTGATACTCGGCACCCTGGTCGGCGGGATCATCTCGCTGATGGTGTTCAGCTTCTCCATGGTCATGGTGGTGCTCAATTCGGCCGCCTCCTCACTGTCGCCGCGGGTCATTCCCGGGCTGATCAGCAGCCGCAGTCATCAGCTGGTGCTCGGCGTCTATCTCGGCACGATCATCGGTTCGCTGATGCTCATTTCCACCATTCAGGAAGGCGACGACATCAACGTGCCGAGTCTGGGCGTCTTTCTGGCGCTCTTTCTGGGCGTGATCTGCCTGTGCCTGTTCATCTACTTCATCCGCTCGATTTCGCTGTCAATCCAGGTCGACTACATCCTCAACCGGGTCTACAAGCAGACCCTCGGCCAGCTCCACGCCAGACGCCGCCAGCTTGACGACCGCGACGTGATTCCCTGGCCCGACGACAGCCACTGGACGACGATCCGCGCGCGACGTTCGGGCTACTTCAAGGCGCTGAACGTCTCTGCGGCGCAGGCGCTGCTGGAAGAGCAGAACGCGCACATGACGATCCAGGTGCATTACGGCTTTTTCGTCATGCCGGGCCACCCGCTGATCCGCCTGGACCGCGAGCTGGACGAAGACTGCGTGAGCCGGCTGCTGGACTGCTTCGACTTCTATGTCGAAGAGTACGCCCACCGACACTTCTTCTTCGGCTTCAAGCAGATCGTCGAAATCGCCATCCGCGCCTTGAGCCCGGGCATCAACGACCCGGGCACGGCGATCAAGGCGATCGACATGCTTGGCGTGCTCTTGGCCGAGCGCATGCACCTGCCCGACCACGAAGTCGCCCCGATCGAGGGCCAGCCGCGCCTGTTCATCCGCGAGCTGGAGCTGGACGCCATGCTGCAGCTGGCGTTCGGCCCCCTGCGCCGCTACGGCAGCAACGACCTGCAGGTACTGATGACGCTGCTGCAGGCCTGCAAGAATCTGCTGTACGCCGCCGGCAACAGCGCCACCGAGCGTGTCCTGCTGCGCCACGCCGAAGCGGTCGTCGAACAGGCATCGATCACCCTGTCCGGCGCGCTGGATCGCCAGGCGATGGCCGAGGCGGTGCAGTCACTGAACCAGGCGGTACGTCATGCCGAGCCGCTGTCGCGCGCGCTGCTGCGGGAATCCTGA
- a CDS encoding MFS transporter, which translates to MKSLIAPISSLLAGVALLLLGHGLLNTLLTLRGIAEGYSTGMVGLLMSGYFGGFLIGTWLAPSLIRRIGHIRTFSFYAALAATAVLLHVLIVNPWVWLVLRVMYGVALVTLYMVIESWLNAQVSGEKRGQVFAVYMAVNLGSLAAAQQLLGLDSPMEFTLFAVATILIGAAMMPITLTRQPQPALPDVPPTDLLQLARIAPLPLMAAGISGFCLGGFWGLAPVYAGQVGFDDAGIGLMMSVTILGGALLQWPIGLLSDRFERRSVLLWVVTLAAALPLGLALLEAGPVLLGVMFVWGGLAFSIYSIAVAQMVDHLNPDEILSGSSGLLLVNGFGAALGPVIAGGLMHLAGPVALPLFYTVSLGVLAFYAFYRPRKVIDLVTEPHGHFTPMLRTSPTVMELMPDAPESVPAEPLSEEPLDDLPPEEPPAEQRTGT; encoded by the coding sequence ATGAAGTCTTTAATCGCCCCCATCAGTTCACTGCTCGCCGGCGTCGCGCTGCTGCTGCTCGGTCACGGCCTGCTCAACACCCTGCTGACCCTGCGCGGCATCGCCGAGGGCTATTCGACCGGCATGGTCGGCCTGCTGATGTCCGGCTATTTCGGCGGCTTCCTGATCGGCACCTGGCTCGCGCCCTCGCTGATCCGGCGTATCGGCCACATCCGCACGTTTTCCTTCTACGCCGCGCTGGCGGCGACCGCCGTGCTGCTGCACGTGCTGATCGTCAATCCCTGGGTGTGGCTGGTGCTGCGGGTGATGTACGGGGTCGCGCTGGTGACGCTGTACATGGTCATCGAGAGCTGGCTGAACGCGCAGGTCAGCGGCGAGAAGCGCGGCCAGGTGTTCGCGGTGTACATGGCGGTCAACCTCGGTTCGCTGGCGGCGGCGCAGCAGTTGCTGGGGCTCGACAGCCCGATGGAATTCACCCTGTTCGCCGTGGCGACCATCCTCATCGGCGCGGCGATGATGCCGATCACCCTCACCCGCCAGCCGCAACCGGCACTGCCGGACGTGCCGCCGACCGACCTGCTGCAACTGGCGCGCATCGCCCCGCTGCCGTTGATGGCGGCCGGCATCTCGGGCTTCTGTCTGGGCGGGTTCTGGGGGCTGGCTCCGGTCTATGCGGGGCAGGTCGGCTTCGATGACGCCGGCATCGGCCTGATGATGAGCGTGACCATTCTCGGCGGCGCGCTGCTGCAATGGCCGATCGGGCTGCTCTCTGATCGCTTCGAGCGGCGCAGCGTGCTGCTCTGGGTAGTCACGCTGGCCGCGGCGCTGCCGCTCGGCCTGGCGCTGCTCGAAGCCGGCCCGGTGTTGCTGGGCGTAATGTTCGTCTGGGGCGGGCTGGCGTTCTCGATCTATTCCATCGCCGTCGCGCAGATGGTCGACCACCTCAACCCGGACGAGATTCTCTCCGGTTCCAGCGGCCTGCTGCTGGTCAACGGCTTCGGCGCGGCGCTCGGCCCGGTGATCGCCGGCGGCCTGATGCACCTGGCCGGCCCGGTGGCGCTGCCGCTGTTCTACACGGTGTCGCTGGGTGTGCTGGCGTTCTACGCCTTCTATCGTCCGCGCAAGGTCATCGATCTGGTCACCGAGCCGCACGGCCACTTTACGCCGATGCTGCGCACCAGCCCCACGGTGATGGAGCTGATGCCCGATGCGCCGGAAAGCGTGCCTGCCGAACCGCTCAGCGAGGAGCCTCTGGACGATCTGCCACCCGAAGAGCCGCCGGCGGAGCAACGCACCGGCACCTGA
- the arfB gene encoding alternative ribosome rescue aminoacyl-tRNA hydrolase ArfB produces MLEISDAVQLPDAEIEFTAIRAQGAGGQNVNKVSSALHLRFDIKASSLPAFYQERLLALRDSRITADGVIVIKAQRYRTQELNRADALERLAELIRSVAKVEKARRPTRPTLGSKTRRLEGKSKRGAIKAGRGKVDY; encoded by the coding sequence ATGCTGGAAATTTCCGACGCCGTGCAGCTGCCGGATGCCGAGATCGAGTTCACCGCCATTCGCGCCCAGGGCGCTGGTGGGCAGAACGTCAACAAGGTGTCCAGTGCGCTGCACCTGCGCTTCGACATCAAGGCGTCGTCGCTGCCGGCGTTCTACCAGGAACGCCTGCTGGCGCTGCGCGACAGCCGCATCACCGCCGATGGCGTGATCGTCATCAAGGCCCAGCGCTATCGCACGCAGGAGCTGAACCGTGCCGATGCGCTCGAACGGCTCGCCGAGCTGATTCGCAGCGTCGCCAAGGTCGAGAAGGCGCGCCGGCCGACGCGGCCCACGCTGGGCTCGAAGACGCGCCGGCTGGAGGGCAAGAGCAAACGCGGTGCGATCAAGGCCGGACGCGGCAAGGTCGATTACTGA
- a CDS encoding metal-dependent hydrolase: MDSITQAVLGASVQAALLGRWQGRKALLYGAALGTLPDFDVVIDYGDAVANMTYHRGFSHSLFVVSAVALLLTALIRRWRPDAGYSGTRLLLTLWLVLLTHVLLDAFTSYGTQLLWPLPTPPIAWSSVFIIDPLYSVPLLLAVLVGGLFGLRGRAARWPAAALLLSSLYLGFTVAGKQMAEQRVERAMASAGIQAERLFSTPTPFNSLLWRVILIDGAQYHEALVSWFDDAPPQFVSLPRGEPLAQVLADSPQHARLQWFSGGFLRYDEEDGRLLVTDLRLGMTGYHPFRFPLAERNGSGWTLLHEAERLPAERGDLARLEVLWRRIWQQHPEVPLQAWAADLGQR; encoded by the coding sequence ATGGATTCGATCACCCAGGCGGTACTCGGCGCCAGCGTGCAGGCCGCCCTGCTCGGTCGCTGGCAGGGCCGCAAGGCGCTGCTGTACGGCGCCGCGCTCGGCACGCTGCCGGATTTCGACGTGGTCATCGACTACGGCGATGCGGTGGCGAACATGACTTACCACCGCGGCTTCAGCCATTCGCTGTTCGTGGTCAGTGCCGTCGCCCTGCTGCTGACGGCACTGATCCGCCGCTGGCGACCGGATGCCGGCTATTCCGGCACGCGCCTGCTACTCACGCTGTGGCTGGTACTGCTCACCCATGTGCTGCTCGATGCGTTCACCAGCTACGGCACGCAATTGCTGTGGCCGTTGCCGACACCGCCGATCGCCTGGTCGAGCGTGTTCATCATCGATCCGCTGTACAGCGTTCCGCTGCTGCTGGCGGTGCTGGTCGGCGGTCTGTTCGGCCTGCGCGGGCGTGCCGCGCGCTGGCCGGCGGCGGCGCTGCTGTTGTCTTCGCTGTATCTGGGCTTCACCGTCGCCGGCAAGCAGATGGCCGAGCAACGGGTCGAGAGGGCGATGGCCAGCGCGGGTATCCAGGCCGAACGGCTGTTCAGCACGCCCACGCCGTTCAACAGCCTGCTCTGGCGGGTGATCCTGATTGACGGTGCGCAGTACCACGAGGCGCTGGTCAGCTGGTTCGATGACGCGCCGCCGCAGTTCGTGAGCCTGCCGCGCGGCGAGCCCCTGGCGCAGGTGCTGGCCGATTCGCCACAGCACGCGCGCCTGCAATGGTTCAGCGGCGGTTTTCTACGCTACGACGAGGAGGACGGACGCTTGCTGGTCACCGACTTGCGCCTGGGCATGACCGGCTATCACCCCTTCCGCTTCCCCCTGGCCGAACGCAACGGCAGCGGCTGGACGCTGCTGCATGAGGCCGAGCGGCTCCCCGCCGAGCGTGGCGACCTGGCGCGGCTGGAAGTGCTCTGGCGACGTATCTGGCAGCAGCATCCCGAAGTACCGCTACAGGCCTGGGCGGCCGACCTCGGCCAGCGCTGA